The following coding sequences lie in one Halorhodospira halophila genomic window:
- the ubiA gene encoding 4-hydroxybenzoate octaprenyltransferase, producing MNARLRTYAQLTRLDRPIGNFLLLWPVLWALWIAAAGVPDLDLLVIFTLGVVIMRAAGCVINDFADRHIDGHVKRTRQRPFATGRVSEREALALFVVLCLLAFGLVLLTNPLTILMSLVAVVLAATYPFTKRYTHLPQIHLGLAFGWAVPMVFAAQTGAVPVVAWLLLIATVLWATVYDTMYAMVDRDDDVKIGVKSTAILFGDLDRLMIAILQALMLLALLQVGLHLEAGVAYYLGLAGAAGLFAYQQYLIRRRERQDCFRAFLNNAWLGGVVFAGLVADLHL from the coding sequence GTGAACGCGCGCCTGCGGACCTATGCGCAGCTGACGCGGCTCGATCGGCCCATCGGCAACTTCCTGCTGCTCTGGCCGGTGCTCTGGGCGCTTTGGATCGCGGCTGCCGGGGTGCCGGATCTCGATCTGCTGGTCATCTTCACCCTCGGTGTAGTGATCATGCGGGCCGCCGGGTGCGTCATCAACGACTTCGCCGATCGCCACATCGACGGGCACGTCAAGCGGACCCGGCAGCGGCCCTTCGCCACCGGGCGCGTCTCCGAGCGCGAGGCGCTGGCCCTGTTTGTCGTGCTCTGCCTGCTCGCCTTCGGGCTGGTGCTGCTGACCAATCCGCTGACCATCCTGATGTCGCTGGTAGCGGTGGTGCTGGCGGCGACCTACCCCTTCACCAAGCGCTACACCCACCTGCCCCAGATCCATCTGGGGCTGGCCTTCGGGTGGGCCGTGCCCATGGTCTTCGCCGCGCAGACCGGGGCGGTGCCCGTGGTGGCCTGGCTGCTGCTGATCGCCACCGTGCTCTGGGCCACCGTCTACGACACCATGTACGCCATGGTCGACCGGGATGACGATGTGAAGATCGGCGTCAAGTCCACGGCCATCCTCTTCGGCGACCTGGACCGACTGATGATTGCCATCCTGCAGGCGCTGATGCTGCTGGCGCTGCTGCAGGTCGGCCTGCACCTGGAGGCCGGTGTGGCCTATTACCTGGGGCTGGCCGGGGCGGCCGGGCTGTTCGCCTATCAGCAGTACCTGATCCGCCGGCGTGAGCGCCAGGACTGCTTTCGCGCCTTCCTCAACAACGCCTGGCTCGGCGGCGTAGTCTTTGCCGGCCTGGTGGCCGACCTGCACCTCTAG